Part of the Misgurnus anguillicaudatus chromosome 25, ASM2758022v2, whole genome shotgun sequence genome, GACCAGAGATGAATGCTGGAGCTGTTGTTCagcttttatatatatatatatttttttatctagGCATCCCTTAGTTTGAAGGATTTGTCTGTCATCAAGGCTCCTTTGGATATTCCAATCCCTGACCCAGTTAAAGAGGAGCTCAAGAGGAAGAAGAAAGAAGAGGTAACCataacacattactttattattgACAAACTGTATGATTCAAATTCATGCTTGGTTTACTGTATTTTACCTTTGTACTATCAatgatttaatattatataaCTAATCAATCAGACTTTGAGACCGATCAGTAATGGCTTATTATTTACACAGAAAGAAGCTAAAGAGGGAAAGAAGGATGAAAAGAAGGACAAGAAGGATGAAGAAAGCGACGAAGgcaaacaatttatttatctGTAACTGTGACGTGTAGAATTTATCTGGAAAATGAAACTGAAAATGTTCCTTTTCCAAGTGAAAATCCCCCAAAATTCAATTTCAGTAGGTGTAACCACAAGATGGCACTATAACCCTTTACTACAGAGTTTGACAATATTGCAAGTTATTATGAATATTCATCACTTTTTACCTTCAAAATGTAAGTTAGTTATACTAATGGGCAAATTTCAACCAGACATGAGCATCTCTATGCCCTACTTGCTTCAATAAGCAGAGCCCTTGATGTGTCAACTCTGGACGGAGCACCGCAGTTTTGTCACATAATGTAGCCATTTTAGATAtatgtggtaaaaaaaaatcatggtgcaaaaatgttgtctttatttGAAAGGACTTTTTGTGTGGCGTCCCTTcctacacttttttttaaaggcacaaaacagtaataaaattatattaatctGATCGCAAAGGTCCTCCCTGTGGTCCTGTCGCCTGCAATGAGACAGTAGAGAAACTCCTGAAACGGATCAAGCCTGAAATTCAAACTCTAAAGGAGTGTCTTAACACGGTAAGGTTATAAAACTGCAGTAACATTGTTGTAACAGATTGGTGGATACAAGAATGATTTCACAGCTGTTGTGATATCATTACAGTCTTGTATTAAATGCTGTTTATGCAGATCTGAATGTTTCCTAGACATCAACCCATgatttttgtgctgctaataCAAATGTCTACCATTTTGAGTACAGCAAAACATGAATATgcttttaatttaaaagtttttattgatAGCTAGACGAAGTTGCACAATTACTTTTATAGTACTTCAAAgttaaaggtccagtgtgtaatttttagaaggatctctagacagaaatgcaatataatatacaaaacaacatcatcatgggtttataaagacctttttataatgaatcgttatgtttttattaccttagaatgagatgtttttatctacatgaaCGTGGGTCCCCTTACTtggaagtcggcattttgtgccaccacgtttctacagaagccctgaacggacaaacttttttgcccccgacaatgacatgttttttttttcggtagcggctactgtagcttctctatgcatttcaaaggTGAGGGGTGACAAACTTTTTTGCCcccgacaatgacatgtttttttttcggtagcggctactgtagcttcactATGCATTTCAGAAGtcaggggtgagcagtggactgatgCCGCTAaactttacacactgcacctttaatgcactAATGTTTGAAAACGCAGATGTTTTTTATGcagttttgtaaattatttgcattaaaaatatttgttttgcaCCTTCATGCAGGTGTCAATGTGGTTGCAGCTACTGATCCCCAAAATTGAAGATGGAAACAATTTTGGAGTTGCCGTACAGGTCTGTGAATTGTCAGCTGCATAATTGTGATGTGTTAATTCATCTTatgaataaaatgtaacatttaggACTTCAAAAATGTTCCCACAGgaaaaagtatttgaaatgcTTACAAATACTCGTACCAAGATTGAGGGATTTCAGACACAGATTTCCAAGTAAGAGACCAGATTGTATTGAAACAAAATTATGgctttattataaatatatagatCATACTTCAGTATTCACATCAATGTcacatgtgaccctgtctgtgaaatccaggctaaagtcttataatgTAAAGATGAGATTTGGAGCAACAAAGTTAGatttttcttaaaggggacataagtgctataattgggtctccagtgcttatatcaacctagaaaatgtggataagatcaactcagtaacttagttttggtaaaccattctctgcaagcatgtgaaaaaataggtaattgaaattttgctccccttgtgatgtcagaaggggataatacagcaCCTTAATTTGGACTATCCAACCAccccactgccatttagtgcagagatcagctcatttgcattttaaaggacacaccccaaaaacggcacatttttgcttacacctacaaagtggcaattttaatatgctataataaattatctatgatattttgagctaaaacttcacatacgtactcttgggacaccaaacattttatttattcagtcagtattaaaaatatcaaagttatatttttacagaatgtacTTTACATTGTGTAGGATTACTTTAGAAAGCAGTAAATCACTAAAAATGATTTTAGTTGGGTTTTTACAGGGAAGGTCACACATTTTATGAACATGTCTACAGTATATGGTAATGCATactgtatttaaatataatacattgtgtatttttataaccagaTACTACAGTGAGAGAGGAGATGCTGTAGCCAAAGCCGCCAAACAGCCACATGTGGGAGTTTTATTGTAATAAGATATTGTTATGAGTTAAAACCTCTTGAGTATAATCTGATTTGATTGTGTTATTGCCTGTCAACAGGGAGATTACAGACAGCTCGTGCATGAACTGGATCAGTACCAGTACAGTGAGTTACGCATCGCAGTCCTGGAGATTCGTAACACTTATGTGAGTTCAAACCCTGCTTAGACAgatcactgaaaaaattattcattgaatataatcaatttttttaaggtaagtggttgcaatcaatttatttaagctacatttaaacaaaaaagtaaagtaaaataaaatataaaacttttgtttatatgtagcttaaataaatttattgtaaccacttaccttaaaaaaattgattatattcaatgaataatttttttcagtgtattcaCTTAAGTGCAATACTGCACTGCTTTtcttttaatttaagaatttaagCTTTATATATGTAGTAAGATTCTGTAATtgatttaatcttttttttgtaCCCAAGGCTGTGTTGTATGATGTCATCACCAAGAATGTTGACAAGATTAAGAAACCCAGAGGAGATTTATCTTCAAAAGCACTCATCTACTGAAAACTTCAAGCAATATGCATCGCAACATGTCATATTAAATTTCACAGTAATACTGCATTGACTAGAGCTTTAATTTCACGCATCAGAAAAGAAATCCACTGTGTTACAGTTTTTACACAATAAAATGGTAATAAAATGGTATcaatcatgtttttatttatcataTGTATAAATGCTGGTTAATACGGCCCAACAAATACAAACATTCAAAAGTTTATGGGTTTTGTTATATTCCTTTTTAAACCTTTTGGTCTTTTCAGGGCatgaaaattaataaaatgtaaaaaattgctgggtattttttaacccagcatagGGTCAAAAAGGATGAACCCGAcacgctgggttgttttaacccattgttgggtcaaatataaacatgttttaGGTTTATTTAACCCACTGGCTGGTTTAACCCAGAAAAAACTCAAAACATTTCAGCCACATTCTTAGTTAACATAAtgttttattgcattatttaaaaaaaagcaaaaacaaactaacaaaaaaagtttacagATCTTGaatactgcaaaaaatatattttttaataccaCAATACTAATGCTTAATGCAATAATAAATACTTACATTTTAGAAACTAGTTGTatattgtataatatattgaaattaatatatatattatatataaatatatatatatctttaaaaaactTTACCTAAAAGTACTACTTGAGTGTTTAATATTTCTTATGCTATGACCAGAGGCTACAAATTTATGTCAGTATGCACATTTGATGGTCTTTCACATGTGGTGTCCAAATCCAACTCCTGGTCTTCCAAGACAGCACCAACCTGGCTTCAAAACGTGCCAGCCCTTGTAAAGTCCCTTCCGTCCCAGATACCCCAATGCTCCTCCAACCATCTGGGAGTGAAACAGCGGGAAGTGTGCCAACAAGCAGAGAATCAGAAAGATCCAAAGACTCAACAACAGCACGCACATCAGGAAAAGTATCCTCAGTGGGGACCCTAGAGGTCTCCCCAGGGTCAAGCATGGCCCAAAAACACAGATTTCTTCAGCAAGAATCAAACAACAGAAGGATAGGATCAGAATATCATCTGATACCTCACACCCCTGCCACTGTAGCCCAGCCCTAAGGCAGGCTGCTTTACCCTTTTCACTTCTCAGGAGCAACAATGGGCCCCGGATGGACGACGTGTCAGAGTCATCCATCTCTATGGGTGTCCCATGGGCTACTGTGGTGGTACGTAGTGGCTCAAAGCAGCTTCCAGAGGCATCCACTAGGAAAGACAGCAAACGGCGGATGAGCTGCCACATCACGCCAGCAACAGCGAGTCGAGAGAGATGACGGATCGAATGAATGATGGAGTTACTGATGCAGTACGAGAGAAGAAATAcaaatgagccacataatgtaAAGGTCCAACCCCAGCACGAATGCAGGAAAACTCTGTGAGATCACAAAAGAGTCATGATGAATGAGCAATACTGTTATCAACTTTACAGTTAAATACTGTAAATCTCAGTTGATTGCACATGCATGTGTACTTTAGATTTTATATACAGTTGAGTTAAATTTAGTGTGTGAAATCCAgacaaaagtctcataatctaatgatgacaAGAAGCACCAAactttgatttcacattgattttaatctgtGAAATGACCTTACTCAGTATTTTCACCAAATgtcctttacattatgtaggatttTAGTTAGAAAACAGTTAATCACAAAAaatagctgggttttcacagacagggtcacatagtGTATATCAGCTTAACACCAACAGTGACTGTATCAAGTTGAGATTCAACTTTTTACACAGAGGACAAATGAAAGTCTTATACACAACTATTACAAAAGATACAAAACATTCACTGATTTCTTAAAAGGGCAAAATGATACATTTAAGAGACAGATGTTTTTACCTTTTAAGTTTTATGATTCCTCATATTACATAAAGGGTATATGCAAACCTATAACCCCAACTTGTGCGTGTTTATCATGTCATTGTTAATAAAGaaatacataatatatatatattactattTATATCAATACATTAGATAtatcaaattattttaaaatactatcactatttgtgaccctggaccacaaaaccagccataagggtcaatttttagAAAATTTACTTGttttagcaaaaaatattttaaaatacaattgtaaatatattttaaaaatattttgtatattttaatatatttaatatatttgtatatatattttaaagcatttgtaTTCACcctgcattggaagaaaaacgtTTATGTTATAACCTGCAAACATAACAGgtttaataaaatttaaattaaatacatttttaactgcaaaaatatacttcataaaggtttatattttggccaggatatataaaatatataaaatatatttttgctgtatgggttgtaaaagtagaaatgtatttgttgcccctgaaacaTAAGCCCAACTTGTGCGTGTTTATCATATCATTGTTAAAAAAGAAGTACATAAAGATAtatcaaattatttaaaaatacactatttgtgaccctggaccacaaaaccagccatAAGGGtctatttttagaaaatgtacctgttttagcaaaaaatattttcaaatacagttctaaatatatttaaaaatagtcacaaatatatttgctgaaatatatttagaaatatgtttgtgaaacttttttcacaaatatattttcgaccattttttagtttttttaaatatattttaaagcatttgtaTTCACcttgcattggaagaaaaactttgtttatattataacctgtaaacataactgTAAACAGGttgaaaaagtaaataattaaaaaaaattaaatatattttcaactgcaaaaatatactttataaatgtttatattttggccaggatatataaaatatattttttgctgtatgggttgtaaaagtagaaatgtatttgttgcccctaaAATACAATTTGAAATTTATGTTGATATATGGTATAtggaaggttaaaactaaatatattttaaaaattaatttttaccttctacaaaatgtatttagcatatatttaaaacactttatttttgctgtatgggatACATCATCATATCTAAAAGCTGAATAAACAGGATAAGACAACATTTGAAATTTGAGGTCGCAAAAAATCTATActgagaaaattgcctttaaagttgtccaaatgaactCCTTAGAAACATATATcactaataataaattaatttttatatatttacagctggaaatgtacaaaatatctttatggaacatgatcttcaATATCTTACTGATTTTTTGACATAAAAAGTCTATAATCTTGACTCATGTGTTGTTGGCTATATTGCTATAAATATACCTGTGCtataactggttttgtggtccagggtcacattgaTATGCATCAGATATGtaaaattattagaaaatagtTCAATGTAATAGTAAAGATATAATAATATTACCTGTATACAAGCAGTGGCAAACGATATACCCAGAgaaggaaaaaaacaaaatatgtgGTCGGTGTGTCATGGGTTCATGATacaccccttacgaaaattaaccatggtttatacagcaaaaaaacatggttttgcaAGTAATCAatgcacaaaaaacatggttattacacttttaccacaaaaaaaaggTTATTACATTATCGTAAGGGACAgcaaactctgattacacatgagatgaAGCGAGTATCTAGCAAACGCAAgcatcttttatcataaacccttacgAAGGATCTGTAGCAGGCAcgcattttgacatgacgcacagaacacatattttgacatgacaatcAACACACATGAAGAATTTCGCATTCATGCTTCATCTGAAAAGTCGTCACGAACCACCACTGGTATAACAAGACAACTATTGTTCTTCTGTTAATACAtaattgttaaaatgagataGTAGCTCTTGCCTGTACaggtattggtttttgttgccAAATATGCTGTACTTGGAGACCCAGAGACTCAGAACAGGTCCAAACATCACCATCACAGAGAGAAGAAGGTGAAAATGCTGTCTGAAAAACAAACGACCAAGTAATCCAGCTGTGAGATCAGTAAACGCCACCAGAACCGAGTGCAGAAGCTTGTTGGTATAGTTATAAATCTTATGAATAATCTTTATAAGACCATAAAGATCCATTTTAGTTTGCTTAGGGTGAAACCTCCAATGCATTTCCAACAAACAGACTAAGAGCATCAGAAATGAGGTTCTTCTACCATTTGTCAGCGGTCTGTTGTAGCCAACATTTGTTTTTACAGCTGAGTGCAACCTGCTGGTTTATGTCATACGACTACTAACATTCCCATCTTATCAGCTTCCTCTGACAAACACTACTGTGTGTCGGATATAAAGCAGTAGCATTCCCTTTGCGGTATGGATGGCATTTATCATTTTTAAGGGGTTACCTAGAACCATATTTGGCCTACAATGTGATAAAAATGTGATCTTGACTTTAgtgtatattaaaataaaattattaattaaaagtAATCCTAGAAAAACACAGTATTTATTCCAcagctgttgaatgctttattctgattggttgaaaaatgCTCTAAGGGTGtgcattaatttttattaaacgCATACCTTATGTGACCCTGTTTGATTTCAATCTATGATTATTTCATATAAAAATCTTCATCTATATTTGATCTTGTctttaaaacaattaatataaattttcattttaaataaaccttTCTATGCTTGCAGAATATAAAAGTAGTTTGCAAATGGTCTACACATGCATAAGACAGAGATGTGTTTCAGATTGATGACACTTGAGATATGATGACTCCAAACAAATATAAAGTTGTGAGTTTaagtttaattatttttgtaaaacaatTTAGTGTGTGCTTCAGAGAAGTCTAAATGCACTTAAATCCAACACATATTCAGCATTTATCAAATAAACACTCACACTCATACACAAAGACTCGCTCCAGCACCTGAAAACCCGTGAATACATCTCCAAACACACTTTTTACACACATTCAGATTTTTAACAAGGTCAAGATTTCCTTTATCTTTTACAATGAACTACAAAATCAAATCCTCAACATTAAtagcaataaaataatttaca contains:
- the psme1 gene encoding proteasome activator complex subunit 1, with protein sequence MTSLDMSPASKKQVDGFAQKITKEAEQLVSNFFPKKIAEMDDLLQASLSLKDLSVIKAPLDIPIPDPVKEELKRKKKEEKEAKEGKKDEKKDKKDEESDEGPPCGPVACNETVEKLLKRIKPEIQTLKECLNTVSMWLQLLIPKIEDGNNFGVAVQEKVFEMLTNTRTKIEGFQTQISKYYSERGDAVAKAAKQPHVGVLL
- the fitm1 gene encoding fat storage-inducing transmembrane protein 1, producing MLLVCLLEMHWRFHPKQTKMDLYGLIKIIHKIYNYTNKLLHSVLVAFTDLTAGLLGRLFFRQHFHLLLSVMVMFGPVLSLWVSKYSIFGNKNQYLYRVFLHSCWGWTFTLCGSFVFLLSYCISNSIIHSIRHLSRLAVAGVMWQLIRRLLSFLVDASGSCFEPLRTTTVAHGTPIEMDDSDTSSIRGPLLLLRSEKGKAACLRAGLQWQGCEVSDDILILSFCCLILAEEICVFGPCLTLGRPLGSPLRILFLMCVLLLSLWIFLILCLLAHFPLFHSQMVGGALGYLGRKGLYKGWHVLKPGWCCLGRPGVGFGHHM